In Alphaproteobacteria bacterium, the sequence AAAAATTCAAGGGTATACCGCTGTAAACGGCGCCTTTGCAAAACAACAGCGTACCGATAATGGTAAGGGCGGCGCCCCGGTACATGTTGCCATTGGCGCATCTGACCTTTATTTTACGGTTACCGGTAAATCCGCAAATGGGATGACCTATTCATATCGCATTAACTTTGAAACCATACCGGGTTCAAGCGCCTATGTGAACAAGAATTATGTAGAATTCAAGGGCGGATTTGGAACTGTCCAGGCCGGAAGCGTTGCCGGACCAGAAAATTCAATGACAGAAAGTGGATCAGAGCTTATCGGTGGGGCCAATGGTATCGATGGTGTCATGCCAAGCGTTTATAATTATTCCGCTGGCGTTATCCACGGGGTTACGTATGTTGGCGACACAAAAAAGTCATCAAAGATTGTTTTATACAGCCCGGAAGTCAGTGGATTTCAATTAGGGCTTGCCTATACACCCAACACAAGTAACAGGGGCAATGGCGAAAAAAGCAATGCGGTTGGAGATTCCGGTTTCATGCCTGGAAATTCATCAAGCATTTATCCTAACGGCAAAACCCCTATCTTTGGAACAAACAGCTTTACCGCCGGTATGACCTATAAAAACAGTATCGGGAAATGGGCTTATGCACTGGCCGCCGTTGGTGTTGTCGACAAAAGCAAATATGTGGACCCAACCATTGCTGCACAGGGCGCGATTCCGGTTAACAATGCCAAGTCGTATCAATTAAGTGGTTCCATTGCGTACGATCAATTAAAGGTAGCAGCAGGCTGGATTGACAATGGCAAATCCCGCGTTCTAAAGGGTCCTTACACAGGATCCAGCACAACAGATGGACAAAAATATCTAAGCGCCCTCAGCACAAGTGGCACCCACCTAGGGAACGCAGGCAAAAGCTGGAACCTTGGAACAAGCTATACCTACGAAGCGTACCAGTTTGCTGTTGCTTATCACAGAACAGATCGCAAAACAGACGCAAAAAACAGCGCGTCCAGTGACATCGTTTGCACATCTGTTGATTTGAATGCGTTACAAGGCTTAAAATTCTTTGGTGAAATGGACTTGATCAAAACAAAAACAAACGACAAAGCTGTTGCCTTGCAACAAGCCTATATGAACAGTGAGAAAAAAGGCAGCACCGCCATCGGTAATAACTCCGGCGCTGTTTTTGTTGTTGGTACAAAAGTTAGCTTCTAAACTAGAATCTAATTGTTTAATTTGAAAAGCGGGTGTCATGCCCGCTTTTTTATTGTGCAGATTTTGCAAACAGTGTATACATACCCAAGATGGATATTATACTGTTTACAAAAATAATCGATCATTCGATCAAGCTCTGGATGGCCACGTCGGGCTTCGCCCTCTCCTCGTACAGGACGTCATGGCGAGCGAACGAAGAGAGCGTGGCCATCCAGAGCTTGATCGAATGATATTATAGTCCACGAAAGGCATACATGACTTTTTTTAGATTTTTTATTCTGGCTTTGCTTTGTGGTTGTTCGAACACCGCAACAAATGAGACATCCACACCCATAGATCACGAAGACAAACGAAAGCTGGGATTTGGCTCCTTAGGTGGTGCCGATTTTTTGGTATTTGGCGGAAGCAAAAAAGCTGCCCCCACTGCAGGCTATGGATCGATGGTCAACCCCTATCTATGGCGGTCCAGCATCGAAACCCTTAGTTTCATGCCATTACTGTCCGCCGATGCCACAGGGGGAATCCTGATCACAGATTGGTATGCCCCTGCCGAAAACAAGAATGAACAGATCAAAGTCACGGTTCACATCACCGATCAAGCATTAAGGGCGGACGCCGTCAAAGTCACTGTTCACAAACAACTGAAAGATAAGTCCGGTCAATGGCTCAATGCATCCCCGGATCCAAAGACAGGAACAGAACTTGAGGATATCATTCTGACGAAAGCGCGCCAGCTTCGAATACATGCCTTGAAATGACCGCCGCCGAATCCACTTCCTGGAAAATAGAAACAGGCCTTGTGGATTATCCATACGCACACGCTTTTATGGAGAAAACAGTACAAGGTATTATCTCTAGAAAATCGCCAGAACTTATTTGGTGCCTACAACACCCACCCCTGTTTACTGCCGGCACCAGCGCAAAGGAACATGATCTTTTCAATCCCCTTGGCTTTCCGGTCTATTCCGTGGGACGTGGTGGGCAGTATACCTATCACGGGCCGGGACAGCTTGTCGTTTACGTCATGGTTAATCTGGAACATCGACAAAAAGATGTCCACCAGTTTGTAAAAACCTTGGAACAATGGGGAATTGACACCCTAAATCATTTTGGAATTCACGCCGAACGACGCGAGGGCCGTCCAGGCTTGTGGGTCGTGGATACTGTTGAGGAAAAAATCGCCGCCATCGGCGTCCGCATCACAAAATGGGTGACCTGGCATGGCATGGCCATTAATATTCATCCAAACCTTGATCATTTTCAGGGGATTATTCCCTGCGGCCTCAGGGATTTTGGCGTGACCTCCTTTGAAAAATGCGGTCGAACTGCCACCATATTAGACGTCATCGATACCTTGCAAAAAACATGCCCTTATCAAATTGCGCCCCATTCTGCAATCAATAAACATACGGCCAATACCAAATAAAATTGTTGACCCTGGGCCAAGGGCCCGATTACGATGACCTTTGGAATTACAATTATCTACCCTAACAAAAAGGATCGTCCATGAATAAAAGTGAACTCATTTTGAATGTGGCCAATGCAGCAACGCTATCAAAGGCAGACGCAGAGTGCGCCATTGATGCCGTGTTCAGTTCTATCACGCAAGCCCTCAAAAATGGTGAAGAAATCAGAATTCTGGGCTTTGGAACGTTCGTTACGACTGACCGCCCAGCCGGAGAAGGCAGAAATCCAAAGACGGGTGAAAAAATTGCCATAGGGGCCAAAAGATTACCAAAATTCAGACCAGGCAAACAGCTAAAAGAAGCGCTTGAAATCTAGTATGTTTCTTGGTACAGTGGGTTTCCTTGATGCGTATCAAGCACAGTCAAGGGCGATTAGCTCAGCGGTAGAGCGTCTCGTTTACACCGAGAGGGTCGGCGGTTCAATCCCGTCATCGCCCACCACCTTGTTAAGCACAGGGGCAGCACTTGCCCTTCTCGTGCTTTTTCTTTCTGCTTGCGGAAAGAAATCAAGCCTGGAACCCCTAGAATCAGATTCCTATCCCCGTACATATCCAAAAAGCATTCCTGCGTCAACATAAGTTTTCAAACGTGAGCGACCTATACATCAACGACAGGCTCCCTATAGAAACCATCGACTATTCCAGGATTGTATCCTCTGTTGGGACGCCTGTTTATGTGTACAGTGCACAAAAAATACGCAATCAATACCATCTTTTAAGGGATGTTTTGTCGGCAGCCCCAGGGTCACGCGTTTCCATTCGCTATGCGGTCAAAGCAAACCCAAACCTAGAAATCCTTCGTTTAATCCAACAGATGGGCAGCGGCGCAGAAATTGTGTCCGGTGGGGAATTGACCAGGGCCCTTGCGGCTGGATTCCTCCCCGAGCAGATTGTTTTCTCTGGCGTTGGAAAAAGCGATCAAGAAATTATTGCCGCCCTTGCCGCAGGCGTTGACCAAATCAGCGTAGAATCGCTTGAGGAATTGCATCTAATCCAGTCAATCGCCCAATCCAGAAATCTGACAGCCCCCATCTGTTTGCGCATTAATCCCAATATTGATGGCGGCACACACGAAAAAATTACGACCGGCCTTGGGGATAATAAATTCGGAATCCCCCTGCCCCAGCTAAACGATGCCATTCATATGATCAAGACATCATCCCATAGTCGCTTTTTAGGATTGTCCGTTCATCTTGGATCCCAAATCAACACAATCGCCCCCTATACAGCGGCATTTAAGCTGCTTGGGGATTTGGCTCGAACATTCCTGTCCAAGGGCCTCCCGGTCAAAAGACTGGACCTTGGCGGAGGTTTTTGTGTCCCACAGCGCCCGACCGAACCCCCCTTTGATATGTCAGCCTTTGCCCAAAGCCTCAGAAAAGAATTGGGATCCTTGGATTGCGATTTTATTATCGAACCCGGTCGTTTTTTGGTTGCTGAAGCCGGCTATTTATTAACAAAAATCCTCTATATTAAAAAGACACTTGATAAAACATTTGTTATTATAGATGCAGGTATGAATGATTTGATAAGGCCCGCTTTGTATGGGGCAACACATCCAATCATTTCTTGCGAGCAAAGTTTGGACACCGACCAGCAAATCGTCGATGTAGTCGGCCCCGTTTGTGAATCGAGTGATATTTTTGCCAAAGGTATCAGTCTTTCCAAGACCTTAAAGTCTGGTGATATCGTTGCCATAACCCATGTAGGTGCTTATGGGGCCTCGTTGTCATCAGCGTATAACTCACGTCCGTTAATACCAGAAGTTTTGGTGGAGGGGGATAAATTTTATCTTATTAGGGATCGCATAACTGTGGAGCATTTACTAAAATTTGAACACCGAAAGCTTTTATCATGACCGCATCGTTAATGACAAAACCCCTGATTGGCATAACGCTGGACAAGGTTAATCCGGATACTCAGCCCGAGGGGAAATGGTATTCCAATCAGCTTTGGTATGCCCTGCGCCACGCATACTGCACGGCTATTCATCATGCGGGGGGCGTCCCTATTGCTTTGCCATATTGTGGGGATGATGCCGCCTATTACGCCCAAAAGCTGGATGGATTATTGATTACCGGGGGTGGTGGCGACGTGGATCCAGCGCTGTATGGCGAAACGATTGTCCATCCAACCGTCAAAATAAAGCCCCAAAAAACGCAGTTTGAATGGAAAATGGCCCAAGCCATGCTGGCCGTTGACAAACCCATTTTGGGAATCTGTGGTGGAATGCAGTTTTTGAACGTTCTGTTTGGGGGCACGTTGATTCAACATATCCCCGACGCGGTGCCATCGAATCTTGGCCATTCACAAACCCAGGAAAGAAATCAGCCTCAACACACCGTGGCCCTAACTCCCAATACCCTTTTAAGCCGCATATCCGGGAACCAAGAAACCATCCACGTGAACAGCGTCCACCATCAAGCCATTAAGGTTGTTTCACCCTCATTGGTCATGAATGCCATTGCCCCAGATGGCGTGATAGAGGGGATAGAGGCGCCGCAGCATCGGTTCTGCCTTGGGGTTCAGTGGCACCCAGAATGCTATGCTTCTGAAACCGATTATTCAATATTTAAGGAGTTTATTAAAGCCTGTGGACAATAAAGAAGATAAGCAACGCATCAACAAATTCCTAGCTCACGCAGGCGTTTGTTCCCGCCGGGATGCAGAACGCATGATAGAGGACGGCCGCGTTTGGATTGATGGAAAAAGAATTACGACTCCGGCCACCTTTGTCACGGCAAATTCAAGGGTAACGGTTGATGGAAAACATGTCCAAGAAGCTGGGCAAACCCGGGTATGGCGGTATTACAAACCAACGGGCTGCATCACAACCCATTATGACCCGCAAGACAGATACACCGTTTTCCAGGATATCGAAAGTTATAATCTGCCTCGGGTTGTATCGGTTGGACGGTTGGATATCAATTCCGAAGGGTTGCTTTTGTTAACCAATGACGGCGAATTCTCGCGCCATGCCGAATTACCCAGCACAGGATGGAAACGCTGTTACAAGGTCAGGGTTTTTGGATTGCTGGATATGAGGGCCCTGGAGTCGCTTAAATCCGGGATCACGATTGATGATGTCAATTATGGCTCCATCGACGTCAGCGTCCAAGACAGTCAGCCCAGGGGGTTAAATCATTGGCTCATGATGACGCTGTCCGAGGGGAAAAATCGCGAAATCCGCAAAATCATGAACCACCTGGGATTGCAAGTCAGTCGCCTTATTCGATCCTCCTATGGTCCATTTTCATTGGATCCCTTAAGTCCACACGAGGTTCAAGAAATTCCGTCTGACTTGGTTCAAAAGTCCTTTTCGCATAAATAACCCCATTTTCAATAAATGATTAGGCTCTATCCCTAAGCTCCCCCACATCACACAAGACCGCCCCGTCATCCCGCGACTTGATCGCGGGATCCACAACGCGGAATACATGGACCCTACGATCAAGTCGCGGGATGACGGGGTAATTCTTATGAACTGACAAGAAAAAGACGGGTATATCACTCGGGTTTTGCGGTATTTAGAGTTCAGGGATAGAGCTCTAGTGGGTTTCCTGGATAGCCACACTTCACTTCGCTCGTTCGCCATGACGACGTTGTTACGAGTGTGGCTATCACAACAGGGCGACTATTCTGATAGGGTATAAGCCGCTAAATTCTGTTCAGCAAACGACCAGTTGACCAGATGAGTCAAAAAAGTATCTACATAATCAGCGCGACGATTCTGGTAATCCAGGTAATAAGAATGCTCCCACACATCGCATGTCAAAAGGGCGGTTATTCCGCGCGCCATAGGAAGGTCCGCGTTACCCGTTTTCATGATGGATAGTTTTTGACCGTCAATAACAAGCCAAACCCAACCACTGCCAAACTGCGTGATGGCAGCTTGTTTAAAAGCGGTTACGAAATCCTGATAACTACCAAACGATTGTGTGATTAATTCGGCCACTGAACCGGTCGGCTCTCCCCCGCCATTTGGACAAAGGCTATTCCAAAAAAATGTATGGTTCCAAACCTGGGCGGCATTATTAAAAACACCAACCTGCTCAGAATCATTGGCGCTTTTTTGTATGACTTCCTCCAGGGATAAAGATTCAAGCGCCGTCCCCGAAAGTAGATTATTCAGGTTCGTGACGTATCCCTGGTGGTGTTTGTCATAATGAAAAGACAGTGTTTTCGCGGAAATATGGGGCTCTAAAGCCTCCTTTGAATAGGGCAATGGTGGCAAAATGTGGGACATAAAATAACCTCTTTGGTGATATAATTTGACCATCAGGCTAGCAGATTTTTCCTAAATTATAAATGCGTTAAATTATATTAGCCTATTGAAGAAGCCCCATTAATTCTATCATCATCTGAATTTCCTAATGAGGGTGCAGCTTGAGTCATCAGATTTGTTTTCTCAAGATGCTGCTTTTGCACGGGCATTATTTTTTCGATAGTATTTTCATTAGGATCGCGAAGGACATATCCCCGCCCCCACACCGTTTCAATATAATTATCATCCCCAACGAAATCAGAAATTTTCCTGCGTAATTTACAAATGAACACGTCAATAATCTTAAGTTCTGGTTCGTCCATCCCACCATAAAGATGATTAAGGAACATTTCTTTCGTCAACGTTGTCCCTTTGCGCAGGGATAATAACTCCAGAATCGCATATTCTTTGCTGGTAAGGTTAAGGGTTTCGCTATCGATGCTGGCCGTTCGATTTTGTAAATTAACCCGAAGGCGCCCCGTCTTTATAATAGAATCAGAATGACCACGCGACCGCCTGACAATGGCATGCGCCCGGGCTAATAATTCCACCCGACTGAATGGCTTTGTTATGTAATCGTCAGCCCCGAACCCAAGCCCTTTGACCTTGTCTTCTGTTTCGCTCAACCCCGATAAAACCAAAATTGGCGTTTTAATCTGCGAAGCCCGTAGGCGGCGTAAAACTTCGAATCCATCCATATCTGGCAACACAAGATCCAGAATGATCAGATCGTATTCGTATAATTTTCCAATCTCTAGGCCATCCTCACCAAGGTCGGTTGTATCGCATATAAAACCTTCTGACTTAAGCATAGATTGCAGGCTTTTCGCCGTAGCGGAATCATCTTCAATCAATAAAACCCGCATGATATCTCCACTGCGCATATGTCCCCTACTTAAAATGGTAGCAAGAAAAGTATTCAGAGACTAATGCTATATTTTTTTAATTTTTGATGCTTATTAAGACTTTATTTACCTTTTATCAAGAAAAGCCAAGAAACTTGAGGCAATTCTTTCTCAAACCCATGGATTCCAGTCACCCCCAATCAAAATGTGGACCTGGATCAATTTTGCGAACAAGGGAGTGTGCGTCATCATAGGTATAAGTGTAAGCGAGAGAGTTTGCAGAGTAAAGCCCCTAATGCGTGCTACAATTGAAACCAGATAAGAGAGGCCGTTCATTTGCGGGATAAAGCTTCTTTGCCCTAAGCATTAGCGCTGATGGTGTTACAAACAGCGTTAATGACGATGCAAACAACACTCCATAAACGATACAGGTCGACAATAAAACCCACCACTGCGTTGATGGTGCACCATGCGTAATTTCAAAGTTAATAAAATCGATATTAATTCCACACATAATGGGCAACAACCCCAAAATACACGTCAATTTCGTTAAGATAACAGGACGCAATCGTTGTTGGCATGTTTGAACAATAACCTCCCTAACCTGGGCAAGGGTGGGCACCCCAACCCGTTTTTTTAGGTCATCCAACAGAATGTCATATGTATCGATCAGGATAATGTTGTTGGAAACGATAATACCAGCCAGGGCAATCACACCAATTCCCCCCATAACCACCCCAAAGGCAAGGTTGTGCACGATCAGACCGAAAAACACACCCGCGGTTGACAGCACAACAGCACTGAGGACAAGGCCCATACTAAAGAAACTGTTGAACTGCGTCACAAGAATAGCGGCGACCAAAAAGATGGCAACACAAAATGCCCGCATCAGAAAGGAGGTTGCCTCGTTTCGATCTTCGTTTTCACCCGAAAAATTAACGAAAACACCTGTCGGCAGTTTTTCTTTTTGAATCCATTGTTGAATTTCTTTGATCTTATCGGCAACCAACACCCCGGGTTGCACATCTGCAGAAAGGGATACAACTGGATATCCATTAATCCGGCTGAGGCTCCCGACCTTTAGTGTAGGCACGCTTTTAACAAAAAGACTCATTGGAATAAGGCCGTCTTTTGTTGGAATACGCAACAAAGAAAGCTGCTCTAGGCTTCGATATTCCGGCAAAAATCGCAACAGGATACCCACTTCACTTTTGACATCATCCGGCCGGTAACTGCTAACCTTGATGC encodes:
- a CDS encoding DUF3576 domain-containing protein: MTFFRFFILALLCGCSNTATNETSTPIDHEDKRKLGFGSLGGADFLVFGGSKKAAPTAGYGSMVNPYLWRSSIETLSFMPLLSADATGGILITDWYAPAENKNEQIKVTVHITDQALRADAVKVTVHKQLKDKSGQWLNASPDPKTGTELEDIILTKARQLRIHALK
- a CDS encoding HU family DNA-binding protein, producing MNKSELILNVANAATLSKADAECAIDAVFSSITQALKNGEEIRILGFGTFVTTDRPAGEGRNPKTGEKIAIGAKRLPKFRPGKQLKEALEI
- a CDS encoding superoxide dismutase, which codes for MSHILPPLPYSKEALEPHISAKTLSFHYDKHHQGYVTNLNNLLSGTALESLSLEEVIQKSANDSEQVGVFNNAAQVWNHTFFWNSLCPNGGGEPTGSVAELITQSFGSYQDFVTAFKQAAITQFGSGWVWLVIDGQKLSIMKTGNADLPMARGITALLTCDVWEHSYYLDYQNRRADYVDTFLTHLVNWSFAEQNLAAYTLSE
- a CDS encoding pseudouridine synthase, which codes for MDNKEDKQRINKFLAHAGVCSRRDAERMIEDGRVWIDGKRITTPATFVTANSRVTVDGKHVQEAGQTRVWRYYKPTGCITTHYDPQDRYTVFQDIESYNLPRVVSVGRLDINSEGLLLLTNDGEFSRHAELPSTGWKRCYKVRVFGLLDMRALESLKSGITIDDVNYGSIDVSVQDSQPRGLNHWLMMTLSEGKNREIRKIMNHLGLQVSRLIRSSYGPFSLDPLSPHEVQEIPSDLVQKSFSHK
- the lysA gene encoding diaminopimelate decarboxylase codes for the protein MSDLYINDRLPIETIDYSRIVSSVGTPVYVYSAQKIRNQYHLLRDVLSAAPGSRVSIRYAVKANPNLEILRLIQQMGSGAEIVSGGELTRALAAGFLPEQIVFSGVGKSDQEIIAALAAGVDQISVESLEELHLIQSIAQSRNLTAPICLRINPNIDGGTHEKITTGLGDNKFGIPLPQLNDAIHMIKTSSHSRFLGLSVHLGSQINTIAPYTAAFKLLGDLARTFLSKGLPVKRLDLGGGFCVPQRPTEPPFDMSAFAQSLRKELGSLDCDFIIEPGRFLVAEAGYLLTKILYIKKTLDKTFVIIDAGMNDLIRPALYGATHPIISCEQSLDTDQQIVDVVGPVCESSDIFAKGISLSKTLKSGDIVAITHVGAYGASLSSAYNSRPLIPEVLVEGDKFYLIRDRITVEHLLKFEHRKLLS
- a CDS encoding response regulator transcription factor → MRVLLIEDDSATAKSLQSMLKSEGFICDTTDLGEDGLEIGKLYEYDLIILDLVLPDMDGFEVLRRLRASQIKTPILVLSGLSETEDKVKGLGFGADDYITKPFSRVELLARAHAIVRRSRGHSDSIIKTGRLRVNLQNRTASIDSETLNLTSKEYAILELLSLRKGTTLTKEMFLNHLYGGMDEPELKIIDVFICKLRRKISDFVGDDNYIETVWGRGYVLRDPNENTIEKIMPVQKQHLEKTNLMTQAAPSLGNSDDDRINGASSIG
- a CDS encoding gamma-glutamyl-gamma-aminobutyrate hydrolase family protein, whose product is MTASLMTKPLIGITLDKVNPDTQPEGKWYSNQLWYALRHAYCTAIHHAGGVPIALPYCGDDAAYYAQKLDGLLITGGGGDVDPALYGETIVHPTVKIKPQKTQFEWKMAQAMLAVDKPILGICGGMQFLNVLFGGTLIQHIPDAVPSNLGHSQTQERNQPQHTVALTPNTLLSRISGNQETIHVNSVHHQAIKVVSPSLVMNAIAPDGVIEGIEAPQHRFCLGVQWHPECYASETDYSIFKEFIKACGQ
- a CDS encoding porin — its product is MKKIQKTALHIRTAVKVALMCASSLQFAYAEAQAPTLKIQGYTAVNGAFAKQQRTDNGKGGAPVHVAIGASDLYFTVTGKSANGMTYSYRINFETIPGSSAYVNKNYVEFKGGFGTVQAGSVAGPENSMTESGSELIGGANGIDGVMPSVYNYSAGVIHGVTYVGDTKKSSKIVLYSPEVSGFQLGLAYTPNTSNRGNGEKSNAVGDSGFMPGNSSSIYPNGKTPIFGTNSFTAGMTYKNSIGKWAYALAAVGVVDKSKYVDPTIAAQGAIPVNNAKSYQLSGSIAYDQLKVAAGWIDNGKSRVLKGPYTGSSTTDGQKYLSALSTSGTHLGNAGKSWNLGTSYTYEAYQFAVAYHRTDRKTDAKNSASSDIVCTSVDLNALQGLKFFGEMDLIKTKTNDKAVALQQAYMNSEKKGSTAIGNNSGAVFVVGTKVSF
- the lipB gene encoding lipoyl(octanoyl) transferase LipB, whose protein sequence is MTAAESTSWKIETGLVDYPYAHAFMEKTVQGIISRKSPELIWCLQHPPLFTAGTSAKEHDLFNPLGFPVYSVGRGGQYTYHGPGQLVVYVMVNLEHRQKDVHQFVKTLEQWGIDTLNHFGIHAERREGRPGLWVVDTVEEKIAAIGVRITKWVTWHGMAINIHPNLDHFQGIIPCGLRDFGVTSFEKCGRTATILDVIDTLQKTCPYQIAPHSAINKHTANTK